In a genomic window of Molothrus ater isolate BHLD 08-10-18 breed brown headed cowbird chromosome 17, BPBGC_Mater_1.1, whole genome shotgun sequence:
- the BCAS1 gene encoding breast carcinoma-amplified sequence 1: protein MGNNLSVPEEAEDGKACTVKSYQPLSESPDGTANGSVVFVQSPPPAVNGEADPRAAAAQDNAAVSAAEPGAGARAGGQSGGSAASRAPPAARPRSLLPFPWAVPAPAQEPAAAPAPAQAALGANKGRGEGTEGPGAAPQQGSHKNPAQAPLQDVELAGTPEGRDVAAPKGRQVTLLDRIFRLEKGTARTAGDPEQGRQGLDVPNGSIAAGAPHGEPLRKEIDECSQEQLGQDSAGEQGLAAAPGRAQAEQHSPQAAAGQGSVMSFLKTLVSPSKAEAKSDSEDKGSKAEKGPGGQPGPKAGAESPSKGAKKKKAESPKLGHGTFSKLFRHKAAKETQQTTNTKSPEQPPVSCVKADRNVPPCQEALPKQNPKAPEAAAPPQGVSTEQPREGSKDKGSATPLPLSKLFWKKNSSEEAEAVSNEKAEVALEAVAPDRDESKGTESTEVKPRGAESKTPKANLRKFFKLTLNATEKPLAPSESDPGGPRSKEGSKDKKSTLELGKQKGREQPEPREQPAAEPDSIHNGGDAKEPSYKKAEKRQSLGGFFKGLGSKRMSDAEVQTDPVSILPAGKSK from the exons CggatcccagggcagctgcagcccaggataaCGCGGCCGTTTCTGCAGCAGAGCCGGGTGCTGGTgcccgggcgggcgggcagAGCGGCGGGAGCGCTGCCAGCAGGGCCCCGCCAGCTGCCAGGCCCcgctccctgctgcccttcccctgGGCCGTGCCAGCGCCTGCCCAGGAGCCAGCGGCAGCTCCGGCCCCTGCACAGGCCGCCCTGGGTGCCAACAAAGGCCGGGGCGAGGGCACGGAGGGGCCTGGGGCagcccctcagcagggcagccatAAAAACCCGGCGCAGGCCCCGCTGCAGGACGTGGAGCTCGCGGGGACGCCTGAGGGGCGCGATGTGGCCGCCCCGAAGGGCAGGCAAGTGACGCTCCTGGACAGGAtcttcaggctggagaagggcaCGGCGAGGACAGCGGGTGACCctgagcagggaaggcaggggcTGGACGTCCCCAACGGGAGCATCGCGGCCGGCGCGCCCCACGGGGAACCGCTGCGCAAG gagATAGATGAGTGCAGCCAAGAGCAGCTTGGGCAGGACTCTGCAGGTGAGcaaggcctggctgcagcacctgggcgggcacaggcagagcagcacagtccccaggcagctgcaggacagggctcaGTCATGAGCTTCCTCAAAACACTG GTCTCCCCAAGCAAAGCTGAAGCCAAAAGTGATTCTGAAGATAAG GGCTCCAAGGCGGAGAAGGGCCCTGGGGGACAGCCTGGCCCGAAGGCAGGAGCAGAATCCCCCTCCAAAGGAGCCAAGAAAAAGAAGGCAGAGAGCCCCAAGCTGGGCCATGGCACCTTTAGCAAACTCTTTAGGCACAAG gctgcaaAAGAAACCCAGCAGACAACCAACACCAAA agccctgagcagcctcctGTGAGCTGTGTAAAAGCAGACAGAAACGTCCCTCCCTGCCAAGAGGCACTGCCCAAGCAGAACCCGAAAGCGCCGGAGGCCGCGGCGCCTCCGCAGGGCGTGAGCACAGAGCAACCCCGGGAGGGCAGCAAGGACAAGGGCTCAGccacccctctgcccctcagcaAGCTCTTCTGGAAAAAG AACTCCTCAGAAGAAGCAGAGGCCGTGAGCAATGAGAAGGCAGAGGTGGCTCTGGAGGCCGTGGCTCCCGACAGGGACGAGAGCAAGGGCACAGAAAGCACCGAGGTGAAACCGAGAGGGGCGGAGAGCAAAACGCCCAAGGCAAACCTGAGGAAGTTCTTTAAGCTG ACTTTAAACGCCACGGAGAAGCCTCTTGCCCCGTCTGAGAGTGACCCTGGGGGCCCAAGGAGCAAAGAGGGCTCCAAAGACAAGAAGTCCACGCTGGAGCTGGGCAAGCagaagggcagggagcagccagagccccgggagcagccagcagctgagcctgaCTCCATCCACAACGGCGGCGACGCCAAGGAGCCCTCCTACAAGAAGGCAGAGAAGAGGCAGTCCCTGGGAGGGTTTTTTAAAGGCCTT GGCTCCAAAAGGATGTCGGATGCAGAAGTGCAGACAGATCCCGTGTCCATCCTCCCTGCTGGGAAATCCAAGtag